From Caretta caretta isolate rCarCar2 chromosome 3, rCarCar1.hap1, whole genome shotgun sequence, a single genomic window includes:
- the ID2 gene encoding DNA-binding protein inhibitor ID-2, protein MKAFSPVRSVRKNSLSEHTLGISRSKTPVDDPMSLLYNMNDCYSKLKELVPSIPQNKKVSKMEILQHVIDYILDLQIALDSHPSIVSLHHQRPGPNPSSRTPLTTLNTDISILSLQTSEFPSELMSNDSKALCG, encoded by the exons ATGAAAGCTTTCAGTCCTGTCAGATCCGTCAGGAAAAACAGCCTCTCTGAACACACCCTGGGAATATCCCGGAGCAAAACCCCCGTGGATGATCCTATGAGTTTGCTATACAACATGAACGACTGCTATTCCAAACTGAAAGAGCTAGTGCCCAGCATCCCTCAGAACAAAAAAGTGAGCAAGATGGAAATTCTGCAGCACGTTATTGACTACATCCTGGACCTGCAGATTGCTTTAGACTCACACCCCAGTATTGTCAGCCTCCATCACCAGAGACCAGGACCAAATCCTTCCTCCAGAACTCCTCTGACCACCTTAAACACAGACATCAGCATCTTGTCATTACAG ACATCTGAATTCCCTTCAGAATTAATGTCAAATGACAGCAAAGCACTTTGTGGCTAA